One genomic segment of Ictalurus punctatus breed USDA103 chromosome 12, Coco_2.0, whole genome shotgun sequence includes these proteins:
- the LOC108262641 gene encoding histone H2B-like, translated as MPDPAKTAPKKGSKKAVTKTAGKGGKKRRKSRKESYAIYVYKVLKQVHPDTGISSKAMGIMNSFVNDIFERIAGESSRLAHYNKRSTITSREIQTAVRLLLPGELAKHAVSEGTKAVTKYTSSK; from the coding sequence ATGCCCGATCCAGCCAAGACCGCGCCCAAGAAGGGCtcaaagaaagccgtgaccaagacggccggcaaaggaggcaagaagcgcagaaagtccaggaaggagagctatgccatctacgtgtacaaggtcCTGAAGCAGGTGCATCCTGACACCGgcatctcatccaaggccatgggcatcatgaattctttcgtgaatgatatttttgagcgcatTGCCGGTGAGTCTTCTCGTCTGGCTCATTATAACAAGCgctccaccatcacctccagGGAGATCCAGACCGCCGTGCGCCTGTTGCTTCCCGGGGAGCTGGCCAAGCACGCCGTGTCCGAAGGCACAAAGGCCGTgaccaagtacaccagctccaagTAA